One Aquarana catesbeiana isolate 2022-GZ linkage group LG06, ASM4218655v1, whole genome shotgun sequence genomic region harbors:
- the LOC141148003 gene encoding olfactory receptor 1F1-like, protein MENQTSTKEFYILPFSIKSSLLTFYLNFFFFIYLFTVFTNAFIIMLILSSKCLHTPMYFFICNLSIVDICYTTITVPKLLYMLILKKNTVSYSECFTQMYFYFLDASAEDIFILAMAFDRYVAICHPLHYHLILNKKNCFFLVAGIWILGSFNSFVITFQASKMTFCQSKIIHQFFCDGKALINIACAGLNYLYTVIYVDVFMFGFLPFFCSLMSYVKIIKVVLQINSKEGRKKAFATCSSHLIVIIMYYTTAVSVYMVPKSSIVLEQICSVLYTMIIPMINPLIYSLRNNDVKMALKKHSRQ, encoded by the coding sequence ATGGAGAATCAAACATCTACAAAGGAGTTTTACATCCTGCCATTTTCCATTAAATCCAGTTTATTAACTTTTTatcttaatttcttttttttcatctatttatttacCGTGTTCACCAATGCATTCATAATAATGCTGATATTATCTTCTAAGTGCCTACATACCCCAATGTACTTCTTTATCTGTAACTTGTCCATTGTTGACATTTGCTATACCACAATCACTGTTCCTAAACTTCTGTACATGCTTATATTAAAGAAAAACACAGTGTCTTACAGTGAGTGCTTCACCCAGATGTATTTCTATTTCTTAGATGCAAGCGCAGAGGATATTTTCATTCTTGCAATGGCATTTGATCGGTATGTTGCAATTTGTCACCCTTTACACTATCATCTTATTTTAAATAAGAAGAATTGCTTCTTTCTAGTGGCTGGGATCTGGATACTAGGAAGTTTCAATTCATTTGTAATCACTTTCCAGGCATCAAAAATGACTTTTTGCCAATCAAAGATCATCCACCAGTTTTTCTGCGATGGGAAAGCTCTCATAAACATTGCTTGTGCTGGACTGAATTATTTGTATACTGTCATATATGTAGATGTTTTCATGTTTGGGTTTTTACCATTCTTTTGCAGTTTAATGTCTTATGTAAAAATTATTAAAGTTGTTTTGCAAATTAATTCCAAGGAAGGACGTAAGAAAGCCTTTGCCACCTGCTCTTCTCACCTCATTGTCATTATCATGTACTATACTACTGCTGTGTCTGTCTACATGGTGCCAAAGTCTTCAATTGTCCTAGAACAAATCTGTTCTGTTCTCTACACTATGATTATACCCATGATAAACCCTCTTATTTACAGTTTGAGAAATAATGATGTAAAAATGGCTTTGAAAAAACATTCAAGACAATAA